The Neomonachus schauinslandi chromosome 11, ASM220157v2, whole genome shotgun sequence genome contains a region encoding:
- the LOC110575842 gene encoding glycine N-phenylacetyltransferase-like: MFHLQGPQVLQMLEKSLRKSLPESLKVYGTVFHMNQGDPFKLKALVDKWPDFTTVVIRPQEEEMTDDFDHYTNTYQVYSKNPQNCQEFLGASGIINWKQHLQIQSSQSSLNEVIQNLAAAKLVKVKQKQGIMYMLPETASKLLPSLLEAKNLPLKSGRRKVINQEMFKLSSMDVTHAALVNKFWHFGGNDRSQRFIERCIQNFPTFCLLGPQGTPVSWSLMDQTDEIRMGGTLPEYRNKGLISYLMDVHIHALDKLDYPTYYHTFVTNKIIQKMSHSLNHITLPCDWNQWHCVPL, encoded by the exons ATGTTCCACTTACAAGGCCCGCAAGTGCTGCAGATGCTAGAGAAATCCTTGAGGAAGAGCCTCCCAGAGTCCTTAAAG GTTTATGGGACTGTCTTCCACATGAACCAGGGAGACCCATTCAAGCTGAAGGCCCTGGTGGACAAGTGGCCTGATTTTACAACAGTGGTTATCCGCCCTCAGGAGGAG gaaatgacagatgattTTGATCACTACACCAACACCTACCAAGTTTATTCTAAGAACCCCCAAAACTGTCAAGAATTCCTTGGTGCATCAGGTATCATCAACTGGAAACAACATTTGCAAATCCAAA GTTCGCAGTCCAGCCTGAACGAAGTGATACAAAATCTTGCAGCTGCTAAATTGGTCAAGGTCAAGCAAAAACAAGGCATTATGTATATGTTGCCCGAGACAGCAAGTAAACTGCTCCCTTCCTTGCTGGAGGCAAAGAACTTACCTCTTAAATCTGGCAGACGCAAAGTCAT CAACCAAGAGATGTTTAAACTCTCCTCCATGGATGTTACTCATGCTGCCTTGGTGAATAAATTCTGGCATTTTGGTGGCAATGACAGGAGCCAGAGATTCATCGAGCGCTGTATCCAGAACTTCCCCACCTTCTGCCTGCTCGGGCCCCAGGGGACCCCTGTGTCTTGGAGCCTGATGGACCAGACAGACGAGATACGGATGGGGGGTACTCTGCCTGAGTACCGGAACAAGGGTCTCATCTCCTATCTCATGGATGTTCACATCCATGCTCTGGACAAACTTGACTACCCTACCTATTACCATACATTTGTAACCAACAAAATCATACAGAAAATGAGTCACAGTCTGAATCATATCACCTTGCCCTGTGACTGGAACCAGTGGCACTGTGTGCCCCTGTGA